The sequence below is a genomic window from Uranotaenia lowii strain MFRU-FL chromosome 2, ASM2978415v1, whole genome shotgun sequence.
GGTGCAATGATCGACTTGAATCATTCATCCGTGACGTTGCGCTTGTCCTGTATCTAGGTACAACCGAGGACACGGCCGCAGCATTCACGCATGAAAGGAATACCCTTGAAAGCTCGTACGTGGCAGCCACAAGTGCGGCAAAGTGCCTCTACGTGTGCTCCAAGTATGAGTAGAACGACACTTTTGAGTAATTGGGCTCGTTTTCCGACTCCCTTCATCCGTCTCACAAAGCTGCGAAGCAGTTCACGGGGCTGCTGAAATTTTTTCGGCTCGAACTGCTGAGATATAAACTTTCAATCTAGCAAAGGAATATTCACCGCAAGCTTACAGATAGCAGAACAAATACCTTTCGCCGCGTAAGTCGTACTAGGCAAACAAAACAAAGGATCTGGGTATGAATGCTTcttgttatttatattttcaactgaaaataacgacatttttgttttccaGGAAATTTTCGATGACCAAACGTACGGAAGCGGTGATGGATGGAAAACTTTGGAACATCGTTTCAATTTTCGTCGCAAGGAGCCTGCATGCGGAAACCAAGAAGCTTCAGAATCGGGAGTGTGATGAAGATTGTAGCGTTCAATTCATCGTCCTCATCGAAGGTGTCGAATCTGATTCAAGATTATTTCAACTTCCTGTCCAATGCCGTTGGTTTGGCCATCTTGCCGGAGTTCCACAGACTCTGCTGGCGCCGATCTAATTCTTGGGAGTCAGCCTCCGAGCTTTATTCACCCGAtcctgctgctgctactgcgATCGATGCTTCAACTTTACGTCGCTGTAACACTCCGTTGTTCAAGCCGCTTGAGTAGGGCCATAACTATAATCATAACTTTATAatcaattatttcttgaaaccaAGATCAAAACAATTTggttatttgaaccaaaaatatcaaacagaATCGAGCTGtgtgtttacaattgtttgcttgaGTTAAGATCATCACTTTTGAAGAGAACAGGAAATAGATAGGGGAATATGAACATAAAAAGAATTACTACAGCCAAAGAACAAAAGCTTTAAGGAAAagttatatttcgaacatgtagtccaaatccatCACAGCAAACACATCGCTCACTGGAATATTCTATTTATGTTATGTAGACCTAATCGAGCACATATGTATTATGTTTAATAATCATTTACAAATCTTGTAATCAAATCTGTAATGTAATAATGTAGTAATCGAATGTCATATGTTAGGAAATATAATTATCTGTAATAAATTATTAcacgttttcttttattttgagaaTCGTAAAAAGATCTTTTAAAGATACGTAGTATCGtcttaaaacttcaaaaaaatgataagataACGATTACATCTATCGTTCAGGTGCTCTcagcttaattttaatttagaaaaaagcaaaaaaatgaatcgtttatttacttaacaacccgttccctgtatcgttatttgtgtctaaacgattccatttgatgaaaaaacgattagtataacacgcagcgaaaaggttttttatttcaaaggaaagtgccacgaaaacaaaggattttttcctttgattttgggataaataaaaaatactttgattcaaatacattttcctTTGGTTCAAAGAAATGCTTTTTTTGACATGAATCattttctttgattcaaaagacgaCATTCTTCGAAACCAATGtcgtttttcgtttgttttcatgaaattttccttaacttttaagtaattttgattttaatttgaaaggaTTCTTTCTTTGATTCCGTTAATGTGGTCCTAGAAACTCTAGTACCTCCAGATTTCTATCGTtataagaaaatcaaaacatttttttaatttatccattttattaaattatgaaTGTTTATATGTTTTACATTTCAATTACCTAATATCACTGTTTGAAAATTAGGCTTCATTGTCCAAATTTCGCCTCTCAGGACAACACTTTAAGATCTTTCAGCCATATCTGTAAATAGAAAATAGAAGTCTAATTAGACCACAGCAGAATTGACATgttactgaatgaaaaaaaaattacttcccGAAACTATACTTACtgttaaaatatcaaaagaagTTCGTTGACGGACAGTTCCATTGGAACAACTGATGAATGGTTTCGACGCCAAACTTTGAGTCTCCTTTGACTGGATCGGAAGATTGCAACCGTTTAGCCGGAACACCGGAACAGTTAGTACATTCCAATTGGCTGCCCTAAAAAATTGTTACGTTGACGGTTTATTtggaatttgattgattttgaaagacCTACCTAGGCATCCACTATCGATTCTTCCCTCAAAGCTGTGGAAGTTTCCAACGCCGGATCGTCCCATCTAAGCCTTCCGGTGCCCTGTGCCGGTTCACAGGTGGTTCGGTTCTGACGGGTTGTTTATTCCTGTTTGGTTCGTGTTCCGCAGCCGTCGTGGAGGACAGGCCACCGTTTTCCAAAAAGAATCTGAATAATATGTTGACCGTGGGAGCGGCAGCTGAACATTCACTTCACCTTCGTcacaaaacaacatttttgtaaaacaattttgaaaacataagaaAAGGAATAAGAATAACATCTAAGACTgcatggaaacaaaaaaatactttgtttcaaaggaaaattaatctaaatcaaagaattattacattgattttgagtcgaaaaaaaaattctttgaactcAAATTAAATACTTGGATTCAAAGATTTGGCACatcgttttgataaaaaatgaattcgGTTCAATTCATAATTTACTTGAGTCAATGAaattggattttgtttcaatgaacacaaggtttttgaatcaaagatgtattttttttatctcaatggtactacttttcgctgcgtgaatcgttcatttataatccaaaaaccttaaagggaatcttttgagTGTCTTGTGAAGAAGATAATGGTGATCGTTATTGTATGATACTGCTCCATGCGGGATTTTGCAACTGAAGTATCAAGCACGTGCTCTCCCTGTTTAGCTTGGACTCAAACGTATTCAAGACAAAGcgtttgtttgagaaaaaaaaaatcgcggttattaaattttatgcattgctTCATTTCTCGCCAAGAAATGATTGtgagtatttattttttaatgattccaggttatttttttcagagaaataACCGAATGCCTGAAAactaattattttaatattttattcatttctgagtgtaggtGGCccctagtttgcctccaggtgaaaaaatacggtattatgccatattcgttttcatcctgcAGCAGCAGGATTGCCCTGCAGCGCTCAAAGTCGAGGGCTGGCTGCCACTGAGTGCATGATTGAAGTgatgttttgaaccaaaacaactaaattttgagtttagaaaagGGAGCGTGTagttgatcaaaacaaaatcaacaatcaaagaagaagaatttattttccgcgacaacaatttaaaaacaagaaaggttataagtttttttaattaactttgATGCTTCAGTTTTAGAGAAAATGTCCGATAATGAAGAATCTTTGTGCAAATACGGGACACCCCTTCCTGCCTATGATGAAGGTAAGTTTGGATCTAGCACAAATGTCCATTGATGCAGGAACTTCGATTTTGTTTTAGATGATATTCCTTCAAAGAAACCTATTTCCGTGGAGGATCAAATTGTGCTTGATGTCAATGGAAAACGTCGGTTCCATGGGGCGTTCACGGGAGGCTTTTCAGCTGGGTACTGGAACACGGTTGGATCCGCCGAGGGCTGGACTCCGACTGAATTCAAGAGTTCACGAACAGAGAAATCCGTGCCAGCTAAGATGCAAACCGCAATGGACTTTATGGACGATGAAGATCTTAGCGAGTTTGGGATCGCTCCACAGCGGGTTCAAGCCAGAGATGATTTTGCGGCGGCTGGATCTAAACGGCGAATAGCTCAACACCGGCCTAGCGATGGACCGATCCCTGGCCAACCGGTGTTACGTGCTTTGTTAGAGCCGGCCAAGGAAAAAACGGTTGTTCGAATGCTCAAGCAGATGGGCTGGCGCGAAGGTCAAGGAATTGGTGAAAGGCAAACGAGAACCGAAAAAAAGAAGGCGAAGGACaggaatcaaaaagaaaaatatgtaatgaaaatgtatGGTTGCGAGCTTCCCGGAACGAGTTCGGGAACACTGCATGAATCAGACACAGAAAGCGATTTATCCGATAACGAGGTGACTTTTGCCCCTGACGATTTCGACCCTTTTGTGGCCTCGGTCAAAATTAATACATTTGGATTGGGATATACTGGACTGGCAAGGAACGAGGCACCGAATTCACAAAgattcaatttgtttgaaactttAGAAGTAGTTGATAGAAACAACAAGAAGCTTTCTATACGCGGTCAAGCTTTTGGAATTGGTGCTCTGGAGGATGACGATGATGAAGATATCTACTTTAAAGATGATATGTCCAAGTACGATTTTTCATTAGAGAGCAGCTCTAAAATGCCAGAAACTGTCAAATCTAAAGATCAAATTGGAAATATTGAAGGCTTTTGTGCTGCTGCAAAACAAGGTAAACAAATTAAGAAAGTTTTTCGTGTTACCTTACCTGAAAACTTTGTTCCTCGGAATTGGTCACAGAGACGTACCCGATTTGAACCTGTCAATGAAGTAGAAAGTAATCTGAAAGagaaaaatcattataaaattCAAGGACTGGGACGGCACGATCATGATCCTAAAACTAGGGGAGCTATCCTAGGAGAGGTTTCAATAACTCCTGTTACAAATGTGTTCAATCAACGTGCTGATAACTTGATAGTAAAAAAGACTCTCGATGCTGACATGTCAGCAAATACGAAATCTGGCATGAAAGATGCACATCATTCGAGATCTTTAGTAAACTATTTCTACAATGAAGGTTCCACTAAAGATGGGTTTAAACCGTTCCTAGCCGATGCGGAAAAACAAGAACgctatgaaaaatttgttttattcaaaactacTGAAAAGTATCCATCTAGCGAAACTTATCTAAACTCTTTGCAACCATTAGGAATGTCCACGTGGGATAGAGAGCGTGAGttcaaagaatttgttcaaGCACAGCGCATGTATCGTCCATTGGATGGCTTGATGTCAGACCGTTTTGTAACAGAATCAAATGTAATGGCCGAAAAAGAAAGCTcaaacaatgaaaatttaacaGATATTAAAATGAAACGTACAAAAAGTATGTGGAAACCTAGCAAGGATCTATGTAAACGATTCAATGTACCCGAACCTTTTGGAGGTCTcatggaagaagaaaaaatagaaccaaaagcgaaattttcaGTGTTTGATTACCTAGAAGCTCCGACCAACACCAGAGCAAATTTTGTCACTCCTGTCGTTGTACCCAAACAACTCTCTAAGCCAACAGAATCGAAAGATGTTCAACACAGACGATCTGCAAGAGATTTTTTTGTCCCCAAACAGGAAGCGGATCCAAAACTTTCTCCAGGCGTTGCTTCTCGAGCTGTTCCTGTCATAGCTTCGACGAACGTTACAAACCAAAAATCGTTATCGCAGCTTGAACAGCAAGTTTTGGATAGCGTTAATAAAAAACCAGAggataaaaaagatctttttaaatcaattttctgtAGCAGTGATGAAGAAGAAGAACCGATCAGTATGAAACCTGCGGACGCAActcaaattcatcaaaatgaaaaattaaaactgattgAAAGCTTTACAGCAATCAAACCGGCTAGTCAATTGAACGTATTACGGAATAACTCTCCACCGCGTGGAATTTTTAAGAGCATCCTTGAACTTAATCCTCCGCAAACTTTGCATCAATTGGAAAAAACAAACGACACGCAGAATTATACATCCGATTCGGATGACGATACGTCTGAAGACGATGGCAGCTACGGACCAAAGCTGCCTTCAAGAAATTCTCTAGTAGCAAGTGATTCGAACAACACTGGCGTTTCCATTAGTAATAATAAACTGGATGTGCAAATGCTTGGCAAGTCCAGTAGTAGCAGGCATCTTGAAGAGGAGTGGGTCGAGAAGAATAAACTAGCATCGCCAACTGGAAGCAAgtcgaaaaagaaaaaacataaagaacataaaaaatcgaaaaagcataaaaaagataagaaaaaacttaaacacAAGGATAAACGTTAAAAGATACTAATATATgtacattttatttaacattcgCTATTTGAATACATTTCCACCCGAAATCATaatgaaaatgtttgttttgaaaccAACTCTTTAACCTAATATGTACACCAAGCCGGCCATTAGGTTTTCAGTACATTTGCAGTTGGAGCTAAATTTCTTGATATATGTATAATTCAGACCCCATCAGCCCAATCAGCcaatagtattggcgaaaatcaattttggttaaattatactcaaattttgtgtgTTGTTCGTTTTATCAGTTTTACGATTATTAAGCACCATTTAAATAGTTCGATTTATATATcgtatttttttcacctggaggcgaACCAGAGGCaacctacacagcaaatttttttttgctggaaaccagcaaaattttgctggtttttgtcccgctgactttccagcaaaatttccagcaatttcaattgctggaaaaaacagcaaacgttaatgctggtttccagcaattcaaattgctggaaaatcagtaatccagattgctggaaaccagctatttctttcaacacaactggcagtatttagtatgaaatttatatttcaattcaaaataaaagtttaatatcggctgtgcatataataagcaataaaaagaattattttctcccattttcaataagggattaatttattttccaaaaaaaaaaaaacttttttttcacaactttctaacaccggctctggcgtggccgctttgtgccaaaatgttgatcatccgccacctgtaaaaatagttttgattagtatcttctatggaatatctacctgtacaataaaaacttacccttgacttgatgcctggttgctagaatattgaggaaaataaaataattatattaatttaaccttaattcgtaaaatagaatctcaccttacttcagcgtacgaaacaaaaacaaactccgaattgacaactcgattgctgaatTTCCAGCAAActggatcaattgctggaaagtccagcaatttgaaaaccgattgctgatttttcagcaaaaatgacaagcacataaccgaatgctgaaaaatccagcaattcgaaaaccgattgctggtttccagcaaaaatttggattgctgaacgtttccagcaatttttttgctggaaatcgaggcaaaaatttacagtgtaggttcgctctaactgctgtcatcgtgctcattgaTTGCTCTCTCTAGAGGCAACctggttcgctcgaaaaacagACGGAGttgccctgagaagaaagtcagttttgcgagaagttcaccaatactctcaacgttgttgtcaaaacattaaacagctgtttttggctaaagaagcaaaacagttgaaatgatgaacgggaaaatgattattgccgcgattttaaacctctcagccaagcaaaatcgtactacctgctgtccagtgcaatccagacacgaaaaaaggcaatccggatgtgaagaaccgagtgaagaaatccagaagggagaacaaaatgacagctgcatgtaaacattgcgctcgttctcacgcacacctacgtatggaataactcgaaacccgaaagtcgtttttttattcagacactgggttgccaggtgcccagatttgtctgtaaaaccaagacttttgacccttcgtccagatattggtcagacacagattttgcccagatttttgctgagagtgcccagatttttcagactttcaaaattgagtgatgaaatcactatttatgcatcggatttgatccgtaagagccagattagactgaaatctcgcttgtattcgttggtatttgaccaatcattcattaaacatatttttttttaaataagatcggcATATGGTACGTGGTaggcagggatgccaggtgttgaggagtaaaaatctgggcaatttcgaaaaaaagtctgtgtttgTCTGTGC
It includes:
- the LOC129741003 gene encoding G patch domain-containing protein 1 homolog translates to MSDNEESLCKYGTPLPAYDEDDIPSKKPISVEDQIVLDVNGKRRFHGAFTGGFSAGYWNTVGSAEGWTPTEFKSSRTEKSVPAKMQTAMDFMDDEDLSEFGIAPQRVQARDDFAAAGSKRRIAQHRPSDGPIPGQPVLRALLEPAKEKTVVRMLKQMGWREGQGIGERQTRTEKKKAKDRNQKEKYVMKMYGCELPGTSSGTLHESDTESDLSDNEVTFAPDDFDPFVASVKINTFGLGYTGLARNEAPNSQRFNLFETLEVVDRNNKKLSIRGQAFGIGALEDDDDEDIYFKDDMSKYDFSLESSSKMPETVKSKDQIGNIEGFCAAAKQGKQIKKVFRVTLPENFVPRNWSQRRTRFEPVNEVESNLKEKNHYKIQGLGRHDHDPKTRGAILGEVSITPVTNVFNQRADNLIVKKTLDADMSANTKSGMKDAHHSRSLVNYFYNEGSTKDGFKPFLADAEKQERYEKFVLFKTTEKYPSSETYLNSLQPLGMSTWDREREFKEFVQAQRMYRPLDGLMSDRFVTESNVMAEKESSNNENLTDIKMKRTKSMWKPSKDLCKRFNVPEPFGGLMEEEKIEPKAKFSVFDYLEAPTNTRANFVTPVVVPKQLSKPTESKDVQHRRSARDFFVPKQEADPKLSPGVASRAVPVIASTNVTNQKSLSQLEQQVLDSVNKKPEDKKDLFKSIFCSSDEEEEPISMKPADATQIHQNEKLKLIESFTAIKPASQLNVLRNNSPPRGIFKSILELNPPQTLHQLEKTNDTQNYTSDSDDDTSEDDGSYGPKLPSRNSLVASDSNNTGVSISNNKLDVQMLGKSSSSRHLEEEWVEKNKLASPTGSKSKKKKHKEHKKSKKHKKDKKKLKHKDKR